The DNA window GAAATAAACACTGATCTCGCACTTCAACGGTCGGAAGCACCAGAAGGATTAGATGCAACAAGCTGTATCCCAGCAAAATTAATCAACTTAAAATGGATTTTCAGTTGTAAAACAATAACATGTATAAAGTTGTTGACGCGTTTTCACAAACAGCTTGGGATTGCACATATTAAGCAATATTATAAACATAAAGATGACTCATGTGAATTCAATTAAGATGAAAAAGAATCCATTTATAATCCTATTGATTCACTCCTATAACATGAAGATTTAGATCATCTGAATTCAAATGAGATGAAAAATCAAAGCTGATTTTAGGAAAGCTAGAGATTAAAGAGAAATGGAGAGAAAAGAGTACCTTTGTTTTACAATGGAGACAATTTGACGGCGGCGCAATGGGTTGACGGTGGCGGTGGCTGTGGCGGTGAAGATGAAGCTGTGGGAAATTGATAAAAATGGAGTCTCCGAGCAAATCTACGTGGAATTTGGGAATAAAATAAGGCCCCTCAATGGggcaaaaaaaatacattttataaagggcctaaaattttagggcccaaaataaattttattaattgagGGCTCAATATATAAGGGCTTTAATGGGGCCAAATTATTAGGGCTTTTAGTTATAGggcttatttgacagctctaattGTACTGCTAGTAAtgtaatatatacatataattaTATGTAATAAAGCTTTATACAATAATCTACAATAACACTACAAAGGTAGAGACTCGGCAATCCTGCTATCAGCTCTTCTAGAGGTGAATCGAGCCCACCAGTTGCTGTTTCGGTCTCTCTGATTATCGGCAATCCTACTATCAGCTCTCCTAGAGGTGAATTGATCCCACCAGTTGCTGTTTTGGTCTCTCTGGTTATGGCCATCACTTCTCCGGAGCaaaacaaaatccaaaaatatggcTAAGATACATGAAACAAATGCTCCGGATGAAAATGGAACATTGACCACATCATTaaactgcaaaaaaaaaaaactacaaaatttgagcaatatttttgaaaaacaatacACATTAATtcaatcatttttttattaatcattttgTTAAGTAGTTATTCAACAGAGGGCTAATTAAACAAGGACCCGGAAGTCTAATCAATTTGATCTATTCATATTTTTAAAGTGTTACATTATATGATAAGTaatatgaaaatgaaagaatgcatACATACCCATGATAAGTaatatgaaaatgaaagaatgcatACATACCCAACGAATTTTGGTACGTAGAAGACCATACTCCACAGCATAATGTGGTATGGAGAAACCCATAAACAGAGAGAAACTCAAGATAAACCTGCTTCGAAAGTTGTTCAAATCACAATACGAAAGCAAGTTGAGACCGCCTAAACCTGtgttaaaaatgaaaagaaaaaatgaaaaataaaacagATAAAATTAAGACTAATAAGAATACGACTGTTAAACTTAGTTGATTATACATACCcacgtaaataaataaaatacaatacacAGCTGCAAGTATAGAAGTTGGGATGGAGGCAAACAAAGCTCCAAACTTTCCTGCGTATAAGAAAAACACTTTATAGTAAGTACTTTGTTTCACAGaggaaattaattattataatgacTAGCTTCATAATATTTAccaaaaatggagaaaaaaaatcatgaatccAGCTACTATCCAAACAACTCTTTGACTACCGACTCGTGTCATGGCCAGCAATCCCACATTCTCTCTGAGGGAAAACTCAAAAAATGTTTCTTAAAATTAATTGGGCATACTTCCCTAATAAGAAAAACATATTGTAATTTGAATAAGGAACTTACATAGAAGTTGACACTCCAGTCCCCCCTATAGTCGCTGATACAAAATTCCCTATCCCCTGATACATTTGTTATAGTAATCAATCATGATCATATGCAATTCACAAATataaaatgagaaaataaaagaaaaataacaaacaaaatatGAATTTATGTCATTTTTAAAGCAATTTAATAAATACTTCCAATTCATAAATTATATTTACCTGCCAACCAATGCTGTGGCTAAGTACTGCAGGTGGCAACGGAGCTGCACTCGCATACCTAGATATGGCGATGATGCCACCGGTTGACTGCAGGAAATTGAATGTTTTGTAAGAAATTATCGTTATAGAAATATGTCACGTTGTATAGAAATGAGAAGTTTAAAAAAGAATAATATTCATGTATTAACAAACCTCTACCAATGCTACAAAGGAAGCAACCATCATAGCAAATGATTCTCCTAGAGTAAATGAAGGAGTTCCCCATTGAAATGGGATTTGCATAGTGAACCTGATTAAATATTTTGTCAGAGCCAATCTATCATATATAAATTCTAAgctgttttgataaaaaaaatctaatcctACTCCATTGCTTAAACCAAATAGTATCATAAAAAAACTCAAACCCTACTCCATTATTCTTGCCTAAACTAATTAGTATAAAATGCGTACTTTGCATACCAGTGTCCATTTGCATATGATAACAAAGAAGCATGATTAATTATGGATTAATATGTTAAAGTTTATCAATAGTGGATGCTCATTGGAATATTTAATGCTTCTTGCATTACTAATACAAGAAAGTATTCGGCTACCAAATACGCGCCACTACATGGTATGCAGCAAGACTACATTTTTTTGACAATAGCTATTGTAATTATACTttacatttattatattttctactATGAAATTTAAAAGAGAATGCCACATATTTTGACATTCCAATTTATTGTCCTGTATCATAAAAATATGACATGATTCTTACCAAAATGCACCACCAATAATTTCAGCACTGTCAGTCCTACAAGGATGTGAACACTTGTAAGCTCCAGCACGAGTGAGAATGTGGGCATAAATCCACAAGACTAGGATTGAGAAAATGACCGCAAAGCGATCCAAGAAAAAAATGCGCCGGTCTCCTCTCCTCACATGAGGAAGATACTGCTCAAAAACACTTAAGTACTTTAGAATATAGTGGTCATGTgaaatatgaaagaaataataaaGTAAAAGTAACAATAAAAATGAACCTGCGTGAATAACAGAAGTACTACAAGCTCAGGTAGTCTAATTTCGACACATCGTGCGAGCTGAGATTTAAAAGTCACAATTAAGAAAACATGAATCATAGAAATTTTAATTCGTAAATGAATGAAAACATAGGTTATAAATATAAGACCATACCATGGAAAAACCGAACTGATATAGGCCAAAACCTGATAGAGAAACTAAGAGAATAGTAGAGAGAGGActcaaaaacctaaaaaaatacaGCAGATTATACAAAGATGTTTTAGCTAAATAATTCTCAAAACATATACAGCATCTAAAATAAGTATTTGAATGCACATCTGAACCAACCTGACTACATGGTGCCAACCGCCAGTGAATCCAAGAACCATCTGCATGGTGATGCAACCATTAGGGCGCCCTGTGttgcattcattattttcacaaatttCTGCACATTAATCACAAAATCAGATAGattaataagtaaaaaaaaaaaaaagcaaattaaTGAAATATATAAAAAGGCAACCTTTATAGGATCCTCAATATCGCTATGAGTATCCGCCAAGATAATTGACATCATGGTGGGTAGATATGTATATGAATCATCATAGCTTTTtctaactatttaaaaaaaaagttaaattaaaagcttatagagttaaaaaaaattaaacatcatCATCAAAAATCAAATTTCATTCTTATATATATTTAACTTAAACCATAAAGACTTACATCGCACCCCCATCAGAGGAACTAAAATGGTAGGAATTAGAACGGTCTTCCCTAGCATTACCAAATAATGCTGAAAGCCTAAGGCTAAGGACATTCCTAGAATaacatcaaaattttaaaatcagCATTCACAATAAATACAAAGGTATAACACTGCCTTAAGCAAAAAATAACAGCTACTTAAAAAACATTGAAGAGTTCAATTCATATTATGCAAAATTTCGGATTTTGAGAACCAAATTCACAACCAAatgaaaatctatttttaaatgaaaatctTATTATGTTTAGgttttttctttaagttttcaaCTAATAGGAAAATATGGTCTTATGTTATTTTCGTCGCTTTTGTTTACAAAAATTTCCTAATATATAAGCATGAGTTTTAATCACAGTATATGCAAACGAAAGTAGAGAGGATGAAGACTATATGCAAAAcaagaatttatcaaaacaaaGAAGAATTGAAGCTACTAACCCCATGAAGGAGTAGTCAGATCACAGTCAACCTCTTCATCATGATCAATGGCTTCTACGTTCTCATTTTGTTGCTGTGGGGGTGTATAAAAAGCCTCGGATAGTGGCGGAGGCAGGATCCTGATTTAGGGGtgcaaacaaaaattaaataattacaatttATAATAAGAGGAACCCCTAGCCCAAGGAAAACCGAAAAAAATTATGGAAATGCCTGTTTATAAGGTTGGATCTTTTGATTgagttatatttattattttctaagTTTTGTGGTTGATTTATTTTCTGACCTTTTGTATTATATTTTCTAACTTCAATTAGGTTtttagatttttgggttttttaatTTAGGGTTCTAACAAATTTTTTTACTGTGATTCAATTTCTCTAGTCTCACATCTGCATGTTTTAATTTTCTGCATGTTCCATGCTCAGCTGAAGGATGAAGAGgaggatgatttgaatttcaaatttgaTAGGGGTGATTCATGTCTTGAAGTTGTTTACAGATTTTACTGGCTTTGCCATCACATTAGTACCTTTAAGAAAACTCAGATTTCGTTCATTAACTTAATTAATCCCATTGTTCTTAATCATTTAACGCATTACATGATGCTTGTAAAAATTTAGTGAAGTCTCGTGTTTTCTAAAAGATGGTTGTTATGTTACATCAGGTTGCTCATGTTAATGGAATTTCAATTGGTGGAGGCACTGCATTGATGATACCATTCTCGTTTGCCAGGCTATTTAGGTGGTTAATACAGGTGAATATTTGGCACTTATGGCAGCTGATCTCGCAACACATTTAGTCTCTTCTAAGGTTTGGTTATACTTTCTAAAAGGTTGTGGTTATATTTTCTAAAAGATTGTGGTTATGCTCACATTGCATAATCATAGACACTTATATGCTGAAAACCAAACGGAATCAGTCTcattctattttaaattaatctGATAGTGATGATTGACATATGTGataggaaactcaaagttgataTATTAATCATTCGATATTTTCCATATGTGATAGTGATGATTGACATTATTATCGTGTAGACTGTCAAAATGGTGTATATATGATGTAACAATTATATTTTGATCTATTTATTTTGGCAACTACATTGAACTAGTAGACATTATCATTTGCATACCGTAAACCCTGTGTGGCTCCGCCCCTAGCCTCGGGTGTAGCCGGTGTAATCTCATGGGCACTGGCGTAAGAAGCTTGTTCAGAAATGGGAGAATCGGAAGAAACTTGTTGAGACATGGTCCTGTCGTggcttaaataaaaagaaaatacaatattaataattatgtaATATTACTATCAAAATTTACGAACAACATACACAACTTTTATGTCGCAAGAAAATAGATGGATAAAGTCATGTTGTTGGGGTTGAAAATTACTTAATATTACTATTAAAACAAATTGTTGAGTGTATTACGTCCTATTTTTTTTTGTTCAAAAACATATATATTCTTTACAATAATGAGACGATAAAGATCAAACTGCCATGTCATAAACTACCACAAATACCAATTTGGATCCTCGGCATCGATATGTATGCAACCATCTCTACCGCAATATTTAAACCATTtgatatgtttttttaataagcaaccgCTTCATATGTAAAGGCTTGTTTCAATTGATTTATCAACGATATACATAGTCTATTTTCCTCTTTCTCTATATTGACTTTTGGTGTGAGTTTTTTTACtacataaatttaaatttaaatatgcatagttatatatttaatgtttaataaattgtaacaaaatatttaaaataaaagtatcATGTTCTTTTTTAGGGGGCATAGTCCGGCCAAATTCTAAATTAAagctaattttttttgttaaactaGTTAAAAGGTTAAtggttaaatatatatttttttaatctaagTTAATCTTTATTGATTACTATAGTCACACTAACATCAGCTTATATTCTatgtaagtttttttaaaatgtgatataattaattacactttaaaatattattacctatatattttagtatttaaaatattaaaaaaatattctaaatttaTCTAGTGAGTACTCTCAATGGTAGGacgtttttatatttatattttgagttaaatgtattattttatatctattaaaatacaaattgacattttaaattaaaaggtttgttttaaatttttttaacttaaattaaattaaatagttcaataaagttaatttattaaaaaattaagttaatgATATTTTAACATCTAGACGATAAtacaatataaatatataaacattgtGACATGTGATTATAGAAAACAGTAAGAATAAGATGGATGAAAAaacatgtttaatttttattgaatATATTTGGGTTTATTTGTAGTCacaacaattttttattaaatttcaaATGTTAATAATATTTTACAATCTAATAATgtcaaattatattaaaaacaataCGAATTAAGAtggataaaaaaaatgttaaaccaTTAACTATTTTAAATAGAATTTGGTTTTACTATGCAAAAACAAAACATggtataattttctttttaataatttgtcaaattttttttattacatattaCCTTGCTAATGGCTAATAGTAGTTGGAAATTAAAAAAAGTATGGCACTCACTTTCATAAGCTAAtatgttaaaatattataaaattagacTCATAAAAAAATACATCGTCTCATATGTCACTTGAACCTGCATGACGTACGTGCTAGCTGGTAGTATTGACTCACTAACAACACAAAACTAGCCCTTTTTTTGCTGGTAGTATTGACTCACTAACAACACAAAACTAGCCCTTTTTTTGAGTAACTGTAAGTGTATTAAACACTGGAAAtgagcttctttttttttttaactgtAAGTGTATTAAACACTGGAAATGAGCATAAGTTATACAACAAAACATAAAAACAGAAACAAAATTAGATTTCAAGCAAGTAAATACACTTAAAACAACAAAACATAAAAACAGAAACAGaaacaaaattatatttcaaGCAAGTAAATCCACTTAAAACAAGGTTTTCAATCACATGCTCAGAGTgtaatattcaatagttttatCTCAACAGCCAATTAGATGAGGCACCAAGTCCTCAACTCCCACAAGGCAATTTGATGACTAGAACTAACATGAATCATGGTTTGTTACTTTACTATATATAAAATTACCTTGTGTTTCGTTCAAGTTGGATCTCCAATTTGGGTGGTGAAATCCTTCTGATCTGTATGAATTAGAAATTCATTTAATACTCAATTAGAACTATACAAATTCCAGAATCCAAATCTGTTAAAATAACATAGATAATATAACGGGAAGAACAAGGTCATATTAGCTTTAATTTGAATTTCCTTAATGTAAGAACAAATCATAAATGATATTCTCAAAAGAATGAGTGTACACACTGCAAAACTTTATACCTAGGTTGGAATCGCAAAGATGGAGAGAGACAAGAAAAGATCATATCTAAACCTAACCTTACATATGCATTTAAATAATAGTAAGAAATGAACAATACAAGATGAACATTGTGAGACAACTTACGAGAATCGTGAACCGCAAAACGAGGATCTGAAATGAGCACAAAGGGAGATATAAACGTGAATACGTGATGAATGGGAAGGAATCGAATAAGGACATAAAGAATAAGGAGCCATATGGAAAAAATGAAGTTACCGAAGAGAGCCTAAGCCACAAATGATGATCTGATCCTCGAGATATAATAAACAGAGGAAATGAAAGTGATGAACttgaagagtttttaaagtgaGAAGTTTGTTGGGAGGAGAGATGAATATATGGAGATCAAAGTAATGAACTTGAATAGTTTTTAAAGTGAGAAGTTTGCTGGGAGGAGAGGTGAATTTATGGAGATCAAAGTGATGAACTTGTGGGCTAGGAGGAGAGTTGAAGATAAAATTTTCCATGGTCAAATGGATTGCCTCTTCTAGCTAATTCAAACAACAATATACCAATGTGATGTTTGGTTAATAGTAGATAGCTTTaataaaagaagatgaaaaattcATATCAGTACAAATGAAGAAACGTACACTCTCACACACCAACACCATCacattatattttatcaaacacttctaTCACCAGAGGGACCAATTCATAGAATGCATGTTTTTGAGGAAAAAGCGGCCCTTGTTATAGAgtgctctttctcttctttttattctAAACAAAGTAGATAGATTTTTCTTTTGTCACCAAAAGAACTGCGCGTGATTCTCTTTTTCTCCACTCCCTGCATTTGGACATCATCATTTTCTTAAATTCACATGTCAATTTATCgaacatatttaatttaatttaaaaaatttaaaacaaaccttttaatttaatgttaatttgtattttaatagaTATAAAACAATACTGAAAATGTTAGACAGAGTGACAGTCAAAAGCTGCTTAATAAGGCTGTTGCTCTCCCTCTGAGTCAGCTTAAACAACTGCGCGAGGTATATTTAATGACTGTGATTCTAATATAGTTGAAGTTTAATTTATGAACCGTGTGATATTGTATCGTTAGTGCAAATGGATTTTTGCAGGAAGCTTTTTGTGCTACTGTTGCAAAGACAAGGAAACTCATTGCTTCTTCCTGTGGATGGTACTATCGGTGCTGCCTTGCATGCACCAAAACGGCACGCGGTGATAAACCTCCATATGAATGTGATAATCGCCATTTGACTGAGACGGAAATATATAAGTATGGATCTTTTACTACATTTTTATTTGACCGATAAAAGCTTTGGCtgattttgtgtttttttgaCATGTATTGTTATCCAACAACAGGTATAAGATTGAAGTCGAAGGATTCCATCTCGACACGTCCTGCAAATTTATATTTTGGGACAGGGAATGCCAACAGATTTTAGGTATTTCAGCTGCTCAGATGCGCGACACGATGATACAGGTTGTTGATCATATCCTACTTTTTATATGAATTAAACCTACTATGTTAATGTATTGTCCTTAACATGGTCGTTTTCTGTTGTAGGCTGGTATTACAGATCCTTTGGATTTTCCCTTGAAGCTAGATGCCATGTTGAACTTGGATCTGGCTTTGAGAGTTAGATGGCAGCCCAGTTGGGACAGCTGCTCCGTTATTATGTTTATTGATGACAAACCGTTTGTTAAACAATTTGGTGCTCCATGGGAGCCTAGGCAGGTAAAACTTAACCAATAACAACTCTGAACATGTTTGTTTTACCTCCTTCACTCATGCTGATTGTATTGATCTCTATAAGGCTAATGTCGCGGTTTCTGAACCGTCCGGTACTGAACCCTCCGGAACTAAGCTGGCAGTCCAGGTCAGCTAATGACTAATAACATTATAACTTCAATACAGAATTATTGTACTCAATTGGTTTGAATGGTTATGATTTATCCAcatgtttttctttttggtggcaGATAAAAGAGAGCGTTGATGAAGCTAACATTGCGGCTGCCGATGATTGTGACGTCCTTACGGTATGATACACCTAATAGCAGCCTTCATCTATTCAAAACACATCTGGACGTATGCATAACTGATTATTGTTTCTTTGTATTATGTGACTGCAGGATTTAGAGATAACCTCCAAACATAACCCCGATCCGCAAACACCCACTGCAAAGAGGCAAAACCATGATGGCTCAAGCGAATCGACGACCGTGTGTGATGGGGAACTTTCTTCCACAAAACTTAAAAAGATCATCAAGTTGGAGAAATAAAATGTAGTTGTACTCCTTTTTTGAGAAATCGTTTTGTATTGGCATGTACCATTTTGAAACTGTGTCGTGCCCCGCCATTTAAAAGTCCTGTTTCATAGAACTATCCTACTGGATATGTCGTTATATTTTGTTGACGGCGGTCTATTTCTCTACGTCCCATTTGTATTTTTGGCTAACTTTAAAGTCTACCTTAATTGCTAAGCAATGTAATTCATCTATCTTACATAACATTTTCAGTATACCTGTTGTTGTGACTTATGTGGCTCTATTGTATAAGACTTACCATCTATATTCATGATTTCACCGAAATTTCTTCTGAGTATAAGCAAACCATTAACTACAATGACTTAACATAGCTAAATCCAATTAAAACTCTATTACATGTAATGACAATATTTTACAATTAACATATATTTACTTACATAATATCTTCAACGATTGGTCTATAGTAACCTATTTTTTTGGTTGCATAACCACAAATAATGAACTCtctcttcaaattcaattttttggTTGCAGTCTCACAATTTGGATTATTATATTGCTTTTAAAATGGTAGATGCCAATACTGACCCTTCCAAACCATTGTGCTTCTTTTTTTATGCTGTTTCAAATCCAATAATACAACAGGTATAATGAAAACACCCTCACGTGCTATGTGTGTCAGAAACTTCTTTTTAACTTTTTGACAAACTTCCTATTTGCAACTGTTCCTGCGGCCTATGCTTTTACCTTTCCAATCATCTTACCTTGCACTTAATCCTAGACTGCACATCTACATTGTTATAAACCCAATGCATGCTTACAAACACATCATATTATAATAATCcaattttattaatgatttttgaaagtaaaataatattattaacttttcttttttgatggcaaatttcaaatatataataCACCACTGGAGGGAAAACGAAATATTTCAAATTACCCTCTTTTTTTGGTTTCCATCCCATTTTGATGCCATATAAGTATACAACTGGATGTTACATGCATCATCCCTTTTTGCATACTTAGGCCAGCGATTTCGTGTACCAATTTTGTCTAATTCTTTGGACTTTTCAACCACATTTTTCAAATCTGTTACATTGCTATATCTGTTGCATTGTGTATTGATCAAGTAATGGAGGACAAAGCTGCTTCAACTACAACTGGGAGGGCTGCTATAGCGAGACGCCGGAGAAAATTAATTCTGGATAGACGGAGACGCAAACGTCATGATAATCTCCCGCATACACCTTCTGTCATGCAACTTCCAATGGCCGGAACCATCCAGTTCGATGATTATATTGCACATGGAAGTGGTAACATGGATGGAAACCTCCAATCAAATGGAGCTCCTTCTTCTACTATCTGTCAACCCTTGCACAGTTCAAATGTCCATGCAATAGCTAGAAAGAGGAGGAGGATCATATTGTCGAACCGGAGGAACGGTTATCATCATCCAGACAAAGAAAATATGCCCACCCTAGGCAATGTTGTTCCTTCTACCAGCACGACACCGGCATCATGTAATCGACGGCCTCTAATTGAGAATCAATCCACCCGTTCTAACACAGTCCCTTCCAATAGACACGTACGAGGTGTATTACCTCAAAAAAGGCCCAGAGTTAGTCGACACCCTCCCAACAACCTACTTAAAGATACCGACGTGGCTTCTACGTCTAATGCCAGTGCAATCCCTCTCAATGATAGAGGCATTGTTGAGACTAACTCTCATAGAACTACCGAGGCACACTCTAGCTCCGAAGATGATATCAACTTGGGTGAGAATTCTGAAGATGATTATGATGGAGTCGATATTGATGATGTCGTAGATGCCCATCTAGAAGGTGTGTTTCCTTTCTCATTGtcctatttaattataaattttatatattgttttcTAAACTCCATTTACCAATCAATACAAAATACTCTGACATAGGGGATCGAGTTTGGGAATGTCAGTTTTGTCATGCCTATATGTGGTATCAGGAAAGGAAACAAAAATCACGACATACCACTGTTCCTAAGTTC is part of the Vicia villosa cultivar HV-30 ecotype Madison, WI linkage group LG2, Vvil1.0, whole genome shotgun sequence genome and encodes:
- the LOC131649289 gene encoding uncharacterized protein LOC131649289, which codes for MNGKESNKDIKNKEPYGKNESDSQKLLNKAVALPLSQLKQLREEAFCATVAKTRKLIASSCGWYKIEVEGFHLDTSCKFIFWDRECQQILGISAAQMRDTMIQAGITDPLDFPLKLDAMLNLDLALRVRWQPSWDSCSVIMFIDDKPFVKQFGAPWEPRQANVAVSEPSGTEPSGTKLAVQIKESVDEANIAAADDCDVLTDLEITSKHNPDPQTPTAKRQNHDGSSESTTVCDGELSSTKLKKIIKLEK
- the LOC131649288 gene encoding nucleobase-ascorbate transporter 7-like, with product MSQQVSSDSPISEQASYASAHEITPATPEARGGATQGLRILPPPLSEAFYTPPQQQNENVEAIDHDEEVDCDLTTPSWGMSLALGFQHYLVMLGKTVLIPTILVPLMGVRCKSLWFKLNIYKNEI
- the LOC131649286 gene encoding nucleobase-ascorbate transporter 7-like translates to MTRVGKFGALFASIPTSILAAVYCILFIYVGLGGLNLLSYCDLNNFRSRFILSFSLFMGFSIPHYAVEYGLLRTKIRWFNDVVNVPFSSGAFVSCILAIFLDFVLLRRSDGHNQRDQNSNWWDQFTSRRADSRIADNQRDRNSNWWARFTSRRADSRIAESLPL